The Pseudoxanthomonas sp. SL93 genome segment TCCTGGTGCACGAACGGCTCGCCATCGTCGATCCGGCGGGCGGTTCGCAGCCCCTGCTGTCCGAGGACGGAGGCTTGGCGCTGGCCGTCAATGGCGAAATCTACAACCACCGCGAACTGAAGAAGGCGCTGGCCCAGCCCTATGCGTTCCAGACCGGCTCGGACTGCGAAGTCATCAATGCCCTGTACCGCGAGGACACACCGGCGTCGTTCCTCAACCGCCTCAACGGCATCTTCGCGTTCGCACTATGGGACAAGGCCAAGGGCAGGGTGCTGGTCGCGCGCGACACGATGGGCGTCTGCCCGCTGTACTGGGGCCATGACCGTGAGGGCCGCCTGCGCGTGGCGTCGGAAATGAAATCGCTGGTCGACAGCTGTGCCGACGTGGCGCAGTTCCCGCCGGGCCACTATTACGACAGTGCCAGCGGCGAGCTGGTGAAGTACTACCAGCGTCCCTGGCGCGACTACGACGCGGTCGCCGACGTGGAAGTGGACCGGCAGGAGCTGCGCGAGGCCTTCGAGCGGGCCGTGCACCGGCAGCTGATGACCGACGTGCCGTATGGCGTGCTGCTGTCGGGCGGGTTGGATTCGTCGCTGGTCACCGCGGTGGCCGCGCGCTATGCGCGCCATCGCATCGAGGAGGACGACAAGTCCGAAGCCTGGTGGCCGCGCCTGCATTCGTTCGCGATCGGACTGAAGGGTTCGCCCGATCTCGCGGCGGCGGCGGTTGCCGCGCAGGCGCTGGATACCGTGCACCACGGGTTCGAATACACCTTCGAGGAAGGACTGGACGCATTGCCGGAGGTCATCCGGCACATCGAAACCTACGACGTCACCACCATCCGCGCCTCCACGCCGATGTACCTGCTGGCGCGCCGCATCAAGGCGATGGGCGTGAAGATGGTCCTGTCCGGTGAAGGGTCGGACGAGATCTTCGGCGGCTACCTGTACTTCCACAAGGCACCCAACGCGCGCGAATTCCATGAGGAACTGGTGCGCAAGCTGGATGCGCTCCACAACTACGACTGCCTGCGCGCCAACAAGTCGATGATGGCGTGGGGCGTGGAGCCGCGCGTGCCGTTCCTGGACCGCGAGTTCATGGACGTGGCGATGCGGATGGACGCACGCTACAAGATGGTGGAAAAGCGCAGCACCGGGCCGGAACGCATGGAAAAAGGCATCCTGCGCGCCGCGTTCGAAGGTTATCTGCCCGATTCCATCCTGTGGCGCCAGAAGGAGCAGTTCAGCGATGGCGTGGGCTATGGCTGGATCGACGGGCTGAAAGCGCATGCCGAAGCACAGGTGAGCGATCGCGAGCTGGCCGCTGCCGCCAGGCGCTTCCCGGTCAATCCGCCGCTGACCAAGGAGGCCTACTACTACCGCAGCCTGTTCGAACAGTTCTTCCCGACACCGGCCGCGGCGGAGACGGTGCCTGGCGGCAAGTCCATCGCGTGTTCGTCGCCGGCGGCCATCGCATGGGATGCCAGCTTCGCGAACGCCGCCGATCCTTCCGGTCGCGCCGTCGCGGGCGTGCACGAGTCGGCCCTGCAGGCCTCGCCGACATGACGCCGTCCGAGGTCGTCCGCGAATGGGTCCGCCGTTTCAACGCGGCCGATGTGGAGGGACTGGCCACGCTCTATGCGGAAGATGCGGTCAACCACCAGGTGGTGACCGATCCGTTGCATGGCCGCGCGGCGATCACGTCGCTGTTCCGCACCGAATTCGCGCGCGCCACGATGGTCTGCGAGGTGGAGCAGATCCTGCAGGACGGCGAGTGGGCCGTGCTGGAGTGGCGCGATCCGCTGGGATTGCGCGGCTGCGGATTCTTCCATGTCCGGAATGACCGCATCGTCTTCCAGCGCGGCTACTTCGAGCAGCTCAGCTTCTTCCGGCAGCAGGGCCTGCCGGTACCGGATCGCTATCTGGCCTGAGCGCGGGTGGCCAGCCGCATCAGTTGACCTTCGGTCGCAGCGTGAGCGTGTATGCCGCGGTGCCCGGCAGGAAGGGCGTCGGGCGGCCGTGCACCCAGTCGTCATGGCCGGCGCCCCAGAACGGCGACATCGGGTGGCCACTCTGGCCGCCCGGCATGTGGATGATGCCGTCGGCTTCGTGCCCCGGCGACACCACCATGCGTTCGGACGCACCGAACGCAGGGCCTTGCACGCGCGGCATGGCGCCATCTCCGTCGAGGGGCTCGGCCGGCATGCAGAGCGAAGACTTGATGGCGCCGGGCAGGGCATTGGCGAGCGGGTGGCAGATCTTCGCGCTGTTGCGTTCGCCCCAACTGCGTTGTGCCAGCGGACCCGTTTCCGACAGGTCGTCGCGGACTTCACTGGCGGCATCTTCCATCAGGGCTTCCCAGCTGTCGAAGCGGCGCGACAGCAGGTGCATGGGGCGCTGTTCCAGCAACGGCCACACGATGCCTTCCAGTTGCGGCAGGTCGGGCATGATGAAGTCATCGCCCAGCGCCGCCTGCGCGGGCGCCGTCAGACCATCGGCGATGCGCGCATGCACGGCAAGGCGCCACGCACGCACGATGCGGTAGCTGACGGAGTCGGCGCTGGCGCGTCCTTCCCAGGTCTTGCCGGCCTCGGCGAGTGCCTTCATCGGGGAGCCCGCTGGTCGCCGCTTCGCTTCGTCCTGCAACAGGTCCCACCAGCGCTGCAGGAACAACGCGCGGTCGTCCAGCTGGATGGCCAGCAGATCCTTTTCGGTGAAGGTCTCCCTGGCGAACAATCCGTCGCGGATCTGCTTCGCGCGCGCGCCCAGCGCGTAGCCGCCGTCCCCTGCGCGCGCCAGCGCCGCGCCGTCCAGCACGCGTGCATTCGCGGTCCACAGACGGTGCTGGGTGGGCGCGGTGAGCACGGGTGCCAGCTGGGTGGACGTATCCCATGGCAGGCAGGCGATCGGCGCCGCCGCGGCGGCGTCCACGGCCGCTGCCGTGTCCTGCAGCGGTGACGGGCAGGCACCCGCGCGCGACGCCAGCGGCCCCAGGATGCGCCACGCGATGCGTCCGTTGTGGTCGGCGATGATCAGGTTCTGCGCGGGTGTCGCGGTGCGCTGCGCCACGGCGAGCGCGGCGGAAAGATCTCCTGCGCGTGCGAAATCGGACAGGCCGAAGTTCAAGGCACCCGGCTGGTGAGCCACCCAGCGCAGGGCAAGCGCGGGCCGGCTCGCGCCGGCTTCATGCATCACGGGTCCGTAGCGGCTCTCCGTTACCTCGAAACCGACGGCGTCCTGTCCGGCCACCTTGATGCTCTCCTGATGGCGCACGACCGCATCGCAGCCGGCCGCCGGTGGCGCGCCCTTGCCGCAGGGCCGCACCGGATACCAGTCCGCGGTATCCGCATAGCTGTTGGTGAAGCCCCACGCGACATGGCCGTTGCTGCCCACGATGACGGCCGGCAGGCCGGGCAGGGTGAAGCCGGAAACATCCACCCTGCCACCCGGCGCGCGGACATCCGGATAGCGCAGGCGTGCGCGGAACCAGATGTTGGGCGCGCGCAGGCCCAGGTGCATGTCGTCGGCGACGATGGCGCGGCCATCCGTTGTCAGGGCGCCGGCGACCGCCCAGTTGTTGCTGCCGGGCGTGCCCTTGTCGGCCAGGCGCCGATGCGTGGCGGCGTCGGGCATGGGCAGCTTGCGGAGATCCACCTGCTCCGCCGTCGGCAGCACGGCATTGCCGCGCGCTTCCCCGAACAGCGGGGCATCCCACTCGGTACCGTCATGCATGAGCAGTTGGTGCAAGGAGGACGGCACGTGCTGGCCGATCTTCCACAGCCCCAGTTCGCGCACGTTCTGCGAATCCTGCAGGTCGAAGTACATCGCATACCCGGTCAATGCCGAATCCAGGGCCTCCCAGCGCCGCGGCGTCTGCCGCAGCAGCAGGTACGGCCAGGGACGCGAGCGCAGGGCGCCCAGCCCGGCGTTGACGCCGTCGGCATAGGCTTGCAGTTGCGGCAGGCGATCGCCGGCGAAAGCCTCCAGGTCCTTGCCCACGCGCGCGCGGATCCGATGCACGCGCCGCTCCTTGTCCAGGTTGACCGCGATGGGGCCGAACAGCTCCGCCAGTTCACCCGCGGACGTACGGCGCATCAGGTCCATTTCGAAGTAGCGCTCCTGCGCGTGGACGTATCCCAGCGCCCGCAGCGCATCCGCTTCGCTGGCGGCGTCGATCGTCACCACGCCCAGTGCGTCGCGCTCGATCGACACGGGTGCCGTCAGGCCCGTCAGGGCCACTTCGCCCTCCAGCCGGGGCAGGCTGCCCCGCACCAGCCACCACGCCACCAGCACTGCCACGACGATGAGGGCCAACAGCAGCAGCGCGATGCGCCGGGTCCACCTGAGCATTGCGGAGTCCTTGTGGTCGGGAAGTCGGGGGCGGCCGATTATTCCACGGAAGCCATGACCGTCGTCGCCCCGGTGCGATGACGAACGCGAGTGATTCCGATTCGGTCATCGCGTGGCGCGATGGGTCATCATGCGCGCCTGATCAGCGGAGCTCCCCCATGAAAGGTCATCCCGACGTCGTCGACTACCTGAAGCAACTGCTGCGTGGCGAACTGGCCGCGCGCGACCAGTACTTCATCCATTCCCGCCGTTACGAGGACCAGGGACTGAAGGCGCTGTACACGCGGCTCGACCACGAGATGCAGGAAGAGACCCAGCATGCCGATGCATTGCTGCGCCGCATCCTGTTCCTGGAGGGCGACCCGGACATGCAGCCGACGCCGTTCGTGCCGGGCAAGACCGTGGAGGAAATGCTCCAGCGCGACCTGGAAGTCGAATACGAAGTCCGCGCCGCCCTCGCGAAGGGCATGGCCCTGTGCGAGCAGCACGGCGACTACGTCACCCGTGACATGCTGCTGGCGCAGCTGCAGGATACCGAGGAAGACCACGCGCACTGGCTTGAGCAGCAGCTGGGCCTGATCAAGCGCCTGGGCATCCAGCTGTACCTGACCTCCAAGCTGGACGAGAAGGGCGTCGGCGAATAAGCAGCGACGTCAGGCCCGGCGCAGGCGATAGACCGCCGTTTCCAGCGCGCTCAGGCCTTCTTCGCGGAAGCGCGGCTCCTGGTCCAGGATGTCGCGCCGCTCCAGCAAGGTGTGCCGCCACGGAGCGGCGAACAGTGTCTCGACTTCCTGCTGCGCCACCGAAAACGGCGGACCCGCCTTCTCGGCCTGCGCGTACTCGAGCGTGATCAACAGCCCCTGGCAGCCGGCAGGCAGCGATGCGTAGACCGTATCGCGATAGCGCAGGCGCAGGTCCGGCGGCAGTGCGATGAGGGCGGCGCGGTCGTACACGCCGGCCACGTCGGCGAGCAGGGCCGGGTCGAGCGCAAAGGCGTCGCCCAGGATGATCTCCACCGGCCCCGCGCTGAAATGCTCGCCGTAGCGGGTCGTAGTGCGTACGGGCTCCAGCCCGGCTTCCTCGAAGAACTGTGTCACCGCCAGCGGCGACAGCTCCACCCCGAGTACGCGATGGCCCTGCGCGGCCAGCCAGTGCATGTCCAGCGACTTGCCGCACAGCGGCACCAGCACGCGGCTGCCTGCGGACAGCTGCAGTGACGACCAGTGCTTTTCCAGCAGCGGCATCACGTCGTCGCGGTGGAAGCCGATCTGGCCTTCCTGCCAGCGCTGCAGCCAGAAGTCGGCGTCCATCTTCATGCTCCTCGTCGCGATCTCTTCGCTCTCAGTGTCCGAGCGCGATGACCCTGGCGGTCACTCGGTCACGGGGATTGTATGGCGAGCCGTCGACTCGTCGTAGCAGACGACGCAAACGATGGCCATGCCATTGTACTGTTTGAAGGCGTCTGTCATCCCGCCTTCAAGCTGGAACGTCTCCTCGCAGCGGTGGCACCACGCTTGGAGATCATGGGGGTCGCCGTTGTTCTCGACAAAACCGCACGGAGCAGGATCCCGTTGAACCAGGTGCCTGCAGACCACGGCTGAAACCCGTTTTCCATGCGGGCCGCAGTCAATCATCATCGGTTCGGTCGCGGTCATCGGTTACATATACCTACTGGATCACGAGTCCCATCGACCTTCTGCCGCGCCCCCTGGAACAAGGGCGAAGAAGATGGCGGACGCGCCGCAGCGCGCCCGTGCGCTGAACTATTGGACTTCCAGTCCATCGACTTTCTGCCACCCCCGCGGCAACAACCCGCCCCGGCTCGCACGCGCGCCGACATACTCGTCCAGGTCCTTGAACGACAGGCTCATCGTGCGCTGCCCGCTCTTCACCAGCAGGGTGCTGCCCGGGGAGACGGCGGCAATGGCGACCACGCGTTCGGTGCCCAGCTTGGCCTTCGGGATCTCGATGATCTTGTTGCCTTTGCCCTTGTCCAGTTCCGGCAGGTCGCTGATCGGGAACGCCAGCAGGTGGCCAGCACTGGTCACCGCGACGATGCGGTCGGCTTCGGTGTTCGCCACCGGTGCGGGCTGCAGCACTTTCGCGCCCGCGGTCAGGTTGAGCATCGCCTTGCCGGCCTTCTGGCGGCCGGTGAGGTTCTCGAAGCGGGTCACGAAGCCGTACCCGTGCGACGACGCCAGCACGAAGCGCGCATCGTTGTCGCCGGTGGCCAGCGTCTGGAACGAGGCGCCCGGTGCCGGCGAGAAGCGGCCCGTCAAGGGCTCGCCGTTCCCGCGCGCGGAGGGCAGGGTGTGCACGGCGGTCGAGTAGCTGCGCCCCTCGGAGTCGAGGAACGCCACCTGCTGCGTGCTGCGCGAGCGGACCGCGCCGAGCAGGCTGTCGCCGTCCCGGTACGACAGCGTGGCCGCATCCACGTCGTGGCCCTTGGCCGCGCGGATCCAGCCCTTCTCCGACAGCACCACCGTCATCGGCTCGCTGGCGACCAGTTCGGTCTCGTCCAGTGCCTGCGCCGCATCGCGCTGCACCAGCGGCGACATGCGCGCGTCGCCGAACTTCTTCGCGTCGGCGGTCAGCTCGTCCTTGATCAGTTTCTTCAGCTTGGCCTTGGAATCCAGCGTGGCGATCAGCTTTTCGCGCTCGGCGGCCAGTTCATCCTGCTCGCCGCGGATCTTCATCTCCTCCAGCCGCGCCAGCTGCTTGAGCCGGGTTTCCAGGATGTAGTCCGCCTGTTCCTCGCTCAGGGCGAAGCGTGCGATCAGCGCGGCCTTGGGCTCGTCCTCGGTGCGGATGATGCGGATCACTTCGTCCAGGTTGAGGAAGGCGACCAGCAGGCCCTCCAGCAGGTGCAGGCGGCGCTCGACCTTTTCGAGGCGATGCTTCAGGCGACGGGTGACCGTGTCGCTGCGGAACGCCAGCCACTCGGTCAGCAGCGTCTTCAGGTTCTTGACCTGCGGACGGCCATCCAGGCCGATGATGTTCAGGTTGACCCGGTAGCTCTTCTCCAGGTCGGTGGTGGCGAACAGGTGGCCCATCAACTGTTCGGCATCCACGCGGTTGGAGCGCGGGATCAGCACCACGCGCACCGGGTTGGCGTGGTCGGATTCGTCGCGGATGTCTTCCAGCCACGGCAGCTTCTTCGCGCGCATCTGCGCGGCGATCTGCTCGATCACCTTCGACGGCGACACCTGGTAGGGCAGGGCGTCGATCACCAGGTTGCCGTTGTCCTTGCGCCAGGTGGCGCGCGCGCGGACGCTGCCGTTGCCGGTTTCGTACATGGTGCGCAGGTCGGCGGGCGCGGTGATGATCTCGGCATGGCTGGGATAGTCCGGGCCGCGCACGTGCTCGCACAGGTCGGCCACCGTCGCATCCGGATCGTCGATCAGGCGGATGCACGCGCTGACGATCTCGTTGAGGTTGTGCGGCGGCACGTCGGTGGCCATGCCCACGGCGATGCCGGTGGTGCCATTGAGCAGCAGGTGCGGCAGGCGTGCCGGCAACCAGGTGGGTTCTTCCAGCGTGCCGTCGAAGTTGGGCGTCCAGTCCACCGTGCCCTGGCCCAGTTCGCCCAGCAGCACCTCCGCGATCGGGGTCAGCTTGGATTCGGTGTAACGCATGGCCGCGAACGACTTCGGGTCGTCGGTCGAGCCGAAGTTGCCCTGGCCTTCGATCAGCGGATAGCGGTACGAGAACGGCTGCGCCATCAGCACCAGCGCCTCGTAGCACGCGCTGTCGCCATGCGGGTGGTACTTGCCGATGACGTCGCCGACGGTGCGGGCGGACTTCTTGGGCTTTGCGCCGGCATTGAGCCCCAGCTCGCTCATCGAATAGATGATGCGCCGCTGTACCGGCTTCAGCCCGTCACCGATGAAGGGCAGGGCGCGGTCCAGCACCACGTACATGGAGTAGTCGAGGTAGGCGCGCTCGGCGTACTCGCGCAGCGGGATCTGCTCGAAGCCGTGGAAGGTGGGGCGGATCGTTTCGGTCATTGCGGAAGGCAGTCTGTGGATCGTGATTGACCCGGCCATTCTACCCGTCGCCCCGTGTCAGCCGTTGCTTCCCGGCAGCAGTGGACCATCCAGCCACAGCCAGCGGGCCAGCCAGGCCGTGGTGAACGCGATGGCGAGGGTCAGCGGAATGCCTACCCGCAGGAAGTCGCCGAAGGTGTATCGGCCCGGGTTGAGGATAAGCAGGTTGCCATGGTGGCCGATCGGCGTCAGGAACGAGGCCACCGCGCCCATTGCCGTGCAGACCACGAACGGCACCGGGTCCAGGCCCAGGCTGCTGGCCAGCGCCAGTGCGATGGGCGCCAGCAGCACCGTGGTGGCCGCGTCGGACAGGATCTGCGTCAGCAGGGCGGCGGTGCCGAACATCACCAGCAGCAGGGCAAGGGGCGACCAATGGGCTGCGTGGTTGAGCAGCAGGTCGGCCACCAGCGCTGCCGTGCCCGTCTTCTCCATGGCGATGCCCATCGGGATGACGCCGGCGATCATCACGAAGATGCGCACGTCGATCTCCTGATATGCGCGTTCGATGTCCACGCAGCGTGTCAGGACCATCGCCACCGCGCCTGCGAGGAAAGCGACATGCGGTGGCAGCAGCTCGGTAGCGGCGGCCGTTACCGCGGCCGCCATGATCAGCAGGGCCACCGGCGCGCGGCGGCGCGGTTTCTCATGGCCGCCGAACGGCATCAGCATCAGGAAGCCATGGTGCGTCGCCAACGGTTCGAAGTTCTGCTGCTGGCCCCACAACACCAGCAGGTCGCCTTCTTGCAGCACCATCTCCGACAGTTCGCCGTGCAACCAGCCTTCCCGGCGCCACAGGCCAACCACCACGACGCTCAGATTGCGCAGGAAATCGATGTCGGCCACGCTGCGGCCGACGAATTCCGAATGCGGCGCCACCACGGCCTGTACCAGTTGCTCCTCGCCCAGTGCCTCGGTCTTCGGGTCTTCGCCGGGCTTCTCGCCGTACTTGGCCACGGCATGCAAGGCCAGGCCAGGCTCGTTGCGGATGGAGGCGATCTCGTCGGGTGAAGCGCGCACCAGCAGCACGTCGCCCTCGGCCAGCCTGCTGTCCGGGCGCTGGTTGCGGCGGCGCATGCCATGGCGCAACCAGTCCACCACCTGCAGCCTGCCGTCGAACGCCTCCGCGAATTCGCCGCGGGTCTTGCCTACCCAGGGCGACGCTTCCTGCACCAGCAGTTCGGTGTAGTAGCGGTCAAGTTTCAGGTAGTCGCCCTGTGGCGTTTCGCCCTCGCGCCTGGGCAACAGCCAGCGGCTCAGCAACATGTAAGCCGTGCCAAGCACCACCAGCGCGGCGCCGATCGGGGTGACGGCGAAGATGTCCAGTGCAGGGAGGCCGGCACGCTTGATCAGATCGTTGGACAGGAGGAACGCTGGTGCGCTGAACAAGGTCAGCGTCGTGCCGAGCGAAGCCGCCAGCGACATCGGCATCAGCAGGCGTGAAGCCGCCAGCTTCTGTTCGCGCGCGATCCGCATCAGGATGGGCAGCATCATCGCGGTGACCATCACGTGGTGCGAGAACGCAGCCAGCGCCGCGGTGGCGGGCATGACGACGGCGATGGTGCGCCACTCGCTACCCCCTGCCGCCCGGCCGATGCCGGCACCAATGCGATCGGTGATGCCGGTGGCCGACAGGCCCGCCGAAAGCACGAAAACCGCCGCCACGATGATCGCCGGCTCGCTGGCGAAGCCCGACAACGCGTCCCTGGGTTCCAGGATGCCCGTCAGCGTCAGCGCAAGCAGGGCAAGCAAAGCCACCAGGTCGATGCGCAATCTTTCACTGATGAACAGCACCAGCGTGATCGCCAGGATGGACAGGAAGAGGATCTGTTGAAGTTCCATCCGCGAGAATCCGTATCACTTCGGCAGCGATGGGCGTTCGACTCTAACGCGCTGACGGACGCGTGTGCAGGGTGCAAGGCCTTCGTCGGCCGCAGGACAGCAGAGATCGCGTTTGATCGGCGCTAACGAAAAACCCCCGCTTGCGCGAGGGTCTCGTTATGCGTGGTGCCCAGGAGAGGACTCGAACCTCCACGGTTTTACCCGCTAGTACCTGAAACTAGTGCGTCTACCAATTCCGCCACCTGGGCAGGTGTGCAGGGCGCGAATTTTGGTGGGTACGCGCAGGATTGTCAACGCCTGATTTCGCGCGGCGTTATTCGGCCGGGGTGTACCATGGCCGGATGACCAGAAAAACCACGAGTGGCGGCGGTAAAACGCCAGCAGGAAAGTCCGGCAAATCCAGCGGTGCTGGCGCACGCGGGCATCAGGGCGGTACATCCGCCAAGTCCGGCAAGCCGGCGAAGAAATCGTTGCCCCCCTGGATGCCCGACCTGCCCGCCGGCAAGCCGCCGGCACGCGGCAGATCCGCGCCCGCGGCGCGAAGCCAAGGGCCGCGGCGCTCGCCATCCCCGGGGGGCGGCATCCACGACCCCCACGCCGCGCGCGAAGCGCAACGCTATGAGCAACCCATCGCCAGTCGCGAGGCCATCCTGGCCTTCCTGGAAGCCGCGGATGGTCCACAGACCGCAGAGCAGATCGCCGGTCCGCTTGGCCTGGACGCACCCGACCGCTTCGACGCGCTGAACAAGCGGCTGGGGGCGATGGTCCGCGATGGCCAGCTGGTGCAGAACCGGCGTGGCGGTTTCGCCCCGGTGGAGCAGACCGACCTGATCGCCGGCGTGGTGATCGCCAATCCGGACGGCTTCGGTTTCCTGCGCCCGGAGGCGGGGGGCGACGATCTGTTCCTGCCGCCCTATGAAATGCGCAAGGTCATGCATGGTGACCGCGCGCTGGCCAACGTCACCGGCATCGACCACCGTGGCCGCCGCGAGGGCAGCATCGCGCGCGTACTGGAGCGCCGCCTCAACCGCCTGATCGGCCGTTTCAGCCTGGAGGCCGGCATCGCCTACGTGGTGCCGGACGACAAGCGCATCCAGCGCAACGTCCAGGTGCCGCAGGATGCCACCGGCGGTGCGCGCGATGGCCAGCTGGTGGTGTGCGAACTGACCCAGGCGCCGGACGCGCGCCGTCCACCCATCGGCCGCATCATCGCCGTGCTGGGCGACAGCCTGACGCCTTCGCTGGTGGTGGAAGCGGCCATCCATGGCCACGACCTGCCGCACGAATTCCCGCAGGAAGTGCTGGACGAAGCCACCGCCGTGCCGCTGGTGATCGAGCCTTCGATGATCGGCAACCGCGTCGACCTGCGCGACATGCCGCTGGTCACCATCGACGGTGCCGATGCCAAGGACTTCGACGATGCCGTGTATTGCGAAAGCAACCGGCAAGGCCTGCGCATGAAGAACCGCAGCGGCTACCGCCTGGTGGTCGCCATTGCCGACGTATCGCATTACGTGCGTCCCGGCACCCCGCTGGACGACGAGGCGCAGAAGCGTGCGACCTCGGTGTACTTCCCGGGTTTCGTGGTGCCCATGCTGCCGGAGACCTTGTCCAACGGCATCTGCTCGCTGAACCCCAACGTGGACCGCATGTGCTTCGTCTGCGACATGCAGGTGAACAGCGAAGGCGAAGTCACCCAGTCCAAGTTCTACGAGGCCGTGATGCGTTCGCACGCCCGCCTGACCTACGACCAGGTCTGGAAGGCGGTCGGCGAGAACGATGCCGAGTCACGCGCGTCCATTGGCGCGCTGCTGCCGCAGGTCGAGCGCCTGCACGAGCTGTATGGCCTGTTGGCGAAGGCACGCGAGAAGCGGGGCGCGATCGAGTTCGAGACCTCCGAGGTCCGGTTCGAGCTGGACAACCGCGGGGAAGTCACCCAGGCCGGCATGTTGCAGCGGAACGACGCGCACAAGCTGATCGAGGAGTGCATGATCGCGGCCAACGTGGAAGCGGCCAGGTATCTGCTGGGCGCGCGCATTCCCGCGCCTTACCGCGTGCACGACCGGCCGCCGGAATCGAAGTACGCCGACCTGCTGGAGTTCCTGAAGGAGTTCAAGCTGAGCCTGCCGCCGTGGGCCAAGGTGCAGCCCCGCGATTTCACCCAGCTGCTGAAGAAGATCCGCGAGCGTCCCGATGTGGCCCTGCTGGAGTCGGTGGTACTGC includes the following:
- the rnr gene encoding ribonuclease R is translated as MTRKTTSGGGKTPAGKSGKSSGAGARGHQGGTSAKSGKPAKKSLPPWMPDLPAGKPPARGRSAPAARSQGPRRSPSPGGGIHDPHAAREAQRYEQPIASREAILAFLEAADGPQTAEQIAGPLGLDAPDRFDALNKRLGAMVRDGQLVQNRRGGFAPVEQTDLIAGVVIANPDGFGFLRPEAGGDDLFLPPYEMRKVMHGDRALANVTGIDHRGRREGSIARVLERRLNRLIGRFSLEAGIAYVVPDDKRIQRNVQVPQDATGGARDGQLVVCELTQAPDARRPPIGRIIAVLGDSLTPSLVVEAAIHGHDLPHEFPQEVLDEATAVPLVIEPSMIGNRVDLRDMPLVTIDGADAKDFDDAVYCESNRQGLRMKNRSGYRLVVAIADVSHYVRPGTPLDDEAQKRATSVYFPGFVVPMLPETLSNGICSLNPNVDRMCFVCDMQVNSEGEVTQSKFYEAVMRSHARLTYDQVWKAVGENDAESRASIGALLPQVERLHELYGLLAKAREKRGAIEFETSEVRFELDNRGEVTQAGMLQRNDAHKLIEECMIAANVEAARYLLGARIPAPYRVHDRPPESKYADLLEFLKEFKLSLPPWAKVQPRDFTQLLKKIRERPDVALLESVVLRSQSLAVYSPDNAGHFGLALEAYAHFTSPIRRYPDLLVHRAIKYALTKGKPEKFQYSPHEMAALSLQCSERARRADDAEREVDERYRAAWMEKHVGGQFDGVISGVTSFGLFVELDQSKVNGLVHVTQLPHDYYHFDPLRKTLSGERRGRSFRLGDRVRIIVLKASLEERKIDFRLVDEKDAADVPPPPRGQPAKRRKQKY